Below is a window of Puniceicoccales bacterium DNA.
AATATATTAAAAAAAGAGTGGTTGGTGTTTGATTTAAAGAAATGCTGACCGTTCTTTTTGTTTTGCATATTGTTGATAGTAAAAATATTGACAAGTACTGCAACCATACCTAATGCAAAGGCGCTATGATAGCTTGAAAAAATTCATTCCATCGGACGTTTTTTCGTCGATCGGTCCATGTAGTGCCATTGGTCAATGTAATTTGGATTGTTTAACAAAAAGATCTAAGTTAAGATAAATATCCAAATGATATGAAAACTATACCTGGTAATATTAAAAACTAAAAATTAATTAACCATACAGCGAAGATATTAAGAAGTAATTTATTAGAAAATTTGGGTACTACATGTAATGCATATATGACTTCTTTATATATATCAAATAAATTTATCATAGATACAGTAAATCGCTATCTTATAACGTTCTGAATGGCATCATGCTGAATATTGCAGATTTGGGAAAATAATTGAAGGGCTGCTTGCATATTTTGATCGGCCGAGCGCATGCTGCTGTCCACGCTCTGTATAATATTGCCCACAAGTTGATTAAGAGTTTCCATGCCGCGAATTTCTGCGTCCGTGTTTGATATTTCCAAACCAAGATGAGCCGAAACAGTTTTGGTCACGACGCCACCGAGGGCTTTACCCATTTCATTGGCCATGCCTGCTTCCATATTAACCCGAGCTTTTTCCTGTTCTGTCAGTGGTATTTTTTGAGGCTTAGTCGGATCTTGGGTATTAGGTGTATCTGAATTTGTGGTATCGACCGAGGCTACTCCATTGTCCTTTTGGGTTAGATTACTTTCGGCAAATTTACGACCAAAATGCTCGGAAATCATCCCAGCTCCAGACTCAACAACACAGGAAAAAGCCTCGACCATCTTTTGCTTGAATTCCATTTCACCTTTTTCTCTTATTTTTTCAGCAATATCCATTCCAAGCTGGTATTGCAACTGCGTCATTTCGGCTTTCATCTCACGCTCGACGGACTTTTGTAAATAGGCATTTTTAGTCATAAGTATAGCCACCTGAGCAGCCAAAGAACCTATGGTAGCCATATTTTGAGTCCCAGGAGTTATATTTGATGAAGCATCAAGGCCTTTCATCATATTATTATAACCGTCTTGACTATCGGTTATGGAACTATTTCCGATGAGCATGCGATTATGTTGCTCAAAGCCCTGTAATACCTTTGCCCAATTACCATCTTCGGTGGTGAAAGTTGGATCAGCCGTTAGAGTAGGGGAATAACCAGCGACTTTGCCAGAGCCATCAGTAATTACACCATTGGGGCTAGCAACTTTTAATACCTGTCCACCGAGTTGAGCATCACCGGTAGCTTTTTTCTTTTGTATATCATCAGTAGTATTATCAGGATCTACTAAAACGTCATTGACATAGGACCCATCAATGGGAACATTTCCTCCTCCGCCAATTCCTACGCTCATATTTTTATTATATAAACATTTATTTTCGGCGCAACATGGAATTTTCACAACAAAGAAAGATTTTTCAACCAAAGGAATCTTTTTTCCTTTTCCATTTAGTTCAGTCAAATGTTCCACTCCAATCCTTATTCATAGGTGCAGGTGCACCTGGTCTAATCGTCACAATCTTCTCAGGCATGATCGGCCACATATGGCTCCATCATATCTTCCTCTGGATTGGCGTTAGAGCTCTTATCAATTGGATTTTACAAAAAAAGCCACTATTGCTTCAGCACCATCCTCCATGACCAGCAAACCACTGGTAAAAGCATTAAATTCGGCATCCAAACCAATAGATATCCGTGGGAAAAATAATGGACAGATGATAGCAAGGACATAAAAAAGTAATAACCAATGCCAAGCCCCAGCGTCAGGGTAAAATGAAAAAAATTGTCGGATCTTTTTACCATGAATGCCAATGCCATGGCCAATGATGCTAAAATAAATACCCCGCAGGCCATGGCCAAATTTTTTTGTAACTGCATGCTTATCGAAAAACTTCGGTCTTTGTCATCGGCCAGATCAGCCTGTTTCTTGGCACTCAATAGTTTTGATAAATCCATATGGCTTATTTTTTCAGATTGCCCGTTGCCATGGCCAAAAATTTCATCAAGGCTAAGATGCACAAAAAGCTTATCATAGGATATCATTGGCATGCATTTTTCATAAAATGCTTCTGGAGCCAAAGCCGGTCTCTTTTCCACATTGCCATTCTCCAGTGCAAGTATCAACGAATCGGAATTTTCATCGTAGGATAGTATCCCACTTCTTGCCCGCCCATAGGATGTGATCTTTCTATGGTCATTCATTTCCCAGATATGAAAATTATAAAATTTGCCGTGATACATCTCTTCGCAGTATATTAAATAACCTGGGAAATCATCGATAAAAGTTCCCGGCGTAATGAATTTCATCGGGTTCGTCTTCACCGCATTATGCAATCCATGCTTATATATCTCAATGGAATGTGGACCATAATAAAAGTTTACAACCAAAGCAATTAATGAACATAGCATGGCAATAAACCATATGGGTTTGGCAATTTTCACTATACCCAAACCTGTAGATTTCAATGCCGTAATTTCTCCGGAACTAGCCATTCTTCCAATTACCATGAATATTCCAGATAATAATCCCAAGGGCATGGCGTAGGAAATTATCGCCGGCAATAGAGCTAACATTAAATAAAAAGCTGGCAATAGGGATAATTTTCCGGCAGCAACAAGATCCAGTATGTCTCTCACTGTATTACCACTCAATAGAATAAATACAAAAAATAGCAATGATCCCAACGATGTTTTCAGTGTTTCAATAAAAATATATTTGGTTAAAAATTTCATGGAAATTGTTTTGGTTCTTGCAGAGCTTTGATGGATTCCATGATTCTATTGGTGGCACATTGATATCTATTTTTATGTTCTGGACCAGGATCGTAGATGGCACTATGGAGCGGATGGCCTACTACGATATGGGCTTTGACATTTATACTAGGCCATTTTCTTTGTCTACCCCAGATTTCATAGGTACCAAACAGTCGCATTGGCACCACCGGTACCGAAGATTTACAAGCGATCAATCCTATACCTGGTTTGGCTTCGTGAATTTCGCCATCCGGAGACCTGGCTCCTTCGGGAAATATCACAACACCATGGCCATTTTTTAACAAATTA
It encodes the following:
- a CDS encoding LptF/LptG family permease is translated as MKFLTKYIFIETLKTSLGSLLFFVFILLSGNTVRDILDLVAAGKLSLLPAFYLMLALLPAIISYAMPLGLLSGIFMVIGRMASSGEITALKSTGLGIVKIAKPIWFIAMLCSLIALVVNFYYGPHSIEIYKHGLHNAVKTNPMKFITPGTFIDDFPGYLIYCEEMYHGKFYNFHIWEMNDHRKITSYGRARSGILSYDENSDSLILALENGNVEKRPALAPEAFYEKCMPMISYDKLFVHLSLDEIFGHGNGQSEKISHMDLSKLLSAKKQADLADDKDRSFSISMQLQKNLAMACGVFILASLAMALAFMVKRSDNFFHFTLTLGLGIGYYFFMSLLSSVHYFSHGYLLVWMPNLMLLPVVCWSWRMVLKQ
- a CDS encoding 1-acyl-sn-glycerol-3-phosphate acyltransferase — its product is MAWNPYYLVVQSFFKLCFREIFDGNVHGKENIPKTGAFLTAANHASFLDPPFISAIINRSDMFYFARKTLMTSGLLGFIVKRINTIPVDRDAGSDITAIKKVFNLLKNGHGVVIFPEGARSPDGEIHEAKPGIGLIACKSSVPVVPMRLFGTYEIWGRQRKWPSINVKAHIVVGHPLHSAIYDPGPEHKNRYQCATNRIMESIKALQEPKQFP